In a genomic window of Candidatus Poribacteria bacterium:
- a CDS encoding nuclear transport factor 2 family protein, protein MFRSLIKIGGILILLIGFMGCGDAEKVGQVPPEELLQINKVLERWREGYETEDVNAYINTFWEDGFLYVSDMGTDGDKTDDLEFDDIRQERDAATRVFEQFQDIEIELSAPPEISMNEDGNRAEVRNHYRIQGFVADGQSLEGGFTGWFAEGDNLFIFEKRNEEWRITEWHDEAFNDAEIRVANNL, encoded by the coding sequence ATGTTCAGGAGTTTGATAAAAATCGGAGGTATACTCATTTTACTCATAGGTTTTATGGGGTGTGGGGATGCCGAAAAAGTCGGTCAGGTTCCACCTGAAGAACTCCTTCAAATTAATAAAGTCTTAGAACGGTGGCGTGAAGGTTATGAAACCGAAGATGTTAATGCTTACATCAACACCTTTTGGGAAGATGGTTTCCTTTACGTTTCCGACATGGGGACAGACGGGGACAAGACAGATGATCTGGAATTTGACGACATCCGCCAAGAACGTGATGCCGCGACTCGCGTTTTCGAGCAGTTTCAGGATATTGAGATAGAACTCTCCGCTCCGCCAGAAATTTCCATGAATGAAGATGGCAATCGAGCAGAAGTGCGGAATCACTATAGAATTCAAGGATTCGTTGCAGACGGTCAGTCGCTTGAAGGTGGATTCACCGGATGGTTCGCTGAAGGTGACAATCTTTTCATTTTTGAAAAAAGAAATGAGGAATGGCGGATAACCGAATGGCACGACGAAGCCTTTAATGACGCAGAAATTCGCGTTGCTAATAACCTATAG
- a CDS encoding DUF5683 domain-containing protein — MRVFLIILLLFFTLHASFAQEAENSTDSEQKTVDTEEEVELVSPIGAMVRSAVFPGWGQFYSRSYFRGSLTVLGVGGSAIGALLAQRSFNNRYNDYATYASLNPHDEAGVLERYDYANQRYKLRTFFMYTGIGIWVYSLIDSYVSSNFYNATTLVESIQQDAKDMEKLGIEIGATPSHLYFGIVKTF; from the coding sequence TTGCGAGTTTTTCTAATTATTTTACTACTATTTTTTACCCTTCATGCCAGTTTTGCACAGGAGGCTGAAAATAGTACGGACTCGGAGCAGAAAACAGTTGACACCGAGGAAGAGGTCGAACTTGTTTCGCCAATCGGTGCGATGGTTCGTTCCGCCGTTTTCCCAGGGTGGGGACAATTTTATAGCCGCAGCTACTTCCGAGGTAGCTTGACTGTTCTCGGAGTAGGCGGTTCTGCTATCGGTGCCTTGCTGGCACAGAGATCTTTTAATAATCGTTACAATGACTACGCAACGTATGCCAGTTTAAATCCCCATGACGAAGCCGGGGTATTAGAAAGATACGACTACGCAAATCAACGCTACAAACTCAGAACATTTTTTATGTATACCGGGATTGGTATCTGGGTCTATAGCCTCATCGACTCTTATGTGAGTTCAAACTTCTATAATGCTACCACCTTGGTCGAATCCATCCAGCAAGATGCAAAAGACATGGAAAAATTGGGGATTGAAATCGGTGCCACCCCTTCACATCTTTATTTTGGTATTGTTAAAACTTTTTAA
- the pduL gene encoding phosphate propanoyltransferase has translation MPDQALIELITRRVVNRLTTDQACSGCALRTCDAGNRACDAVAQQQQIPVGVSARHAHVTQEHLEILYGAGHQLTVYAPLYQPGAFAANETVTIVGKRMRAIEAVRILGPVRDYSQVEVAQTEAIRLGLNPPIRDSGDLAGAEPITLIGPAGSVYLEEGAICATRHIHMTPKEAEALGIHENDLLKVRFPGERALTLENVRPKISEGYALQMHLDTDDSNAAGLKGGEPVEIVSDAG, from the coding sequence ATGCCAGACCAAGCCCTTATTGAGTTGATTACCCGCCGTGTCGTCAATAGACTGACGACAGATCAGGCGTGTAGCGGTTGTGCTTTGCGAACCTGTGATGCGGGGAATCGCGCATGCGATGCCGTTGCACAGCAGCAGCAGATTCCAGTCGGGGTCTCCGCAAGACATGCCCATGTAACACAGGAGCACCTCGAAATCCTCTATGGTGCTGGACATCAACTCACTGTCTACGCCCCGCTCTATCAGCCTGGAGCATTCGCGGCAAATGAAACAGTAACTATCGTTGGAAAACGGATGCGGGCTATCGAAGCCGTTCGCATTCTCGGTCCCGTACGGGACTACTCTCAAGTCGAAGTTGCACAAACGGAAGCAATTCGACTCGGATTAAACCCACCTATTCGAGACTCCGGCGACCTTGCTGGTGCCGAACCGATTACGCTCATCGGTCCGGCAGGAAGCGTCTATTTGGAAGAAGGCGCGATCTGCGCAACACGACACATTCACATGACGCCTAAAGAGGCTGAGGCTCTTGGTATCCACGAGAATGATCTTCTGAAAGTACGCTTTCCCGGTGAGCGCGCTTTAACACTTGAAAACGTTCGTCCGAAGATCTCTGAGGGATATGCGCTCCAAATGCACTTGGATACCGATGACTCCAACGCCGCTGGTCTGAAAGGCGGCGAACCTGTCGAAATCGTGAGCGATGCAGGATAA
- a CDS encoding BMC domain-containing protein codes for MTGDALGLIETRGLVGTIEAADAMVKAANVQLVGYEQVGGGYVTVMVRGDVGAVKAATDAGAEAAARVGEVVSVHVIPRPHADVETILSKA; via the coding sequence ATGACCGGAGATGCGTTGGGTTTAATTGAAACGAGAGGCTTGGTTGGTACTATCGAAGCCGCCGATGCGATGGTGAAAGCAGCAAATGTCCAACTTGTCGGCTATGAACAAGTTGGAGGGGGTTACGTAACCGTCATGGTTCGTGGTGATGTCGGCGCAGTAAAAGCTGCAACGGATGCTGGTGCCGAAGCCGCTGCACGTGTAGGTGAAGTTGTCTCTGTTCACGTGATTCCACGTCCGCACGCTGACGTTGAAACCATCTTAAGCAAAGCGTAA
- a CDS encoding tetratricopeptide repeat protein has product MRPLIYIMTPVLILTILLASRFVTWDAIKGENPQAQEYVQKGTLSLRTWKIPQAIAAFTQAVEIEPRYAEAYVKRGLAYYRAGDYKTAIADYTRTLELKRYQADAYASRGDAYRALDDAQRAIADYTASLKKRWSPRVMGKRAQTHLEHGDVQNALADYDTVIKRQPSAVTYYSRGNTHFQLFTQGDKDRLKLALADLDRAIALEPRFARAYMSRGLIREHSRAHTSAIADYTHALELLTETIQTWQGDPNALIQAHYWRALIYQKLGEVAKVEKEIHEANRRIFSFFVEKLQKM; this is encoded by the coding sequence ATGCGACCACTCATTTATATTATGACTCCCGTGCTGATTCTCACTATCCTTCTTGCCTCTCGTTTTGTAACATGGGACGCAATAAAAGGGGAAAATCCACAAGCACAGGAATACGTCCAAAAAGGGACCCTATCGCTCAGAACATGGAAAATTCCGCAGGCTATAGCGGCATTCACACAAGCAGTTGAAATTGAGCCACGGTATGCGGAAGCCTATGTGAAACGTGGTCTTGCCTATTACCGCGCTGGAGACTATAAAACAGCAATAGCGGATTACACCCGAACTTTAGAACTCAAACGATACCAAGCAGACGCTTATGCAAGTCGCGGCGATGCGTATCGTGCCTTGGATGACGCGCAGCGTGCTATCGCAGACTATACCGCCTCTCTAAAAAAAAGGTGGAGTCCACGTGTCATGGGGAAACGCGCACAAACCCATCTTGAACATGGCGATGTTCAAAATGCGCTCGCCGATTATGATACTGTGATTAAGCGGCAGCCCAGTGCAGTAACGTACTACTCCCGCGGTAATACCCACTTTCAACTTTTCACCCAAGGTGATAAAGACCGTTTAAAACTTGCATTGGCAGACCTGGACCGAGCCATCGCTTTGGAGCCACGGTTTGCTCGCGCTTACATGAGCCGTGGGCTAATTCGCGAACACTCACGGGCACATACATCAGCAATTGCCGACTATACACACGCCTTAGAACTTCTTACTGAAACAATCCAAACGTGGCAAGGTGATCCTAACGCCCTCATACAAGCCCACTATTGGCGTGCCTTAATCTACCAGAAACTCGGCGAAGTTGCTAAGGTAGAAAAAGAGATCCATGAGGCAAACAGACGTATTTTCAGTTTTTTTGTTGAAAAACTTCAAAAAATGTGA
- a CDS encoding metallophosphoesterase → MNAPIVYTILCFSLASIAIAQPKRLAEYPNQLTRDGHIVVLPDHGTVYIVSDLHAHWDDFNQWLRLTNLIERIQAGEDVYGLILGDAVDYKPDEPRHPPYGDIRIVDRITELRRQLGDNGNKLIYVRGNHEFAAADTYAMLKKMGMTVENRPEVIRALYASPSGAYYEQFNFIERMTDAHYEFLMSLPTVVIGKNGFVGIHAGPARLVTSLTDLVAPNPKTLEELLWHRPEIAYSGGYTLRHIEKFLKTVQGNLLVVGHTPISYFPRKNVRDGIATFGESQLTFSTGYSGPPGVPTYIEIDLAETYPSVHALKLGVNIHHLYNDTGK, encoded by the coding sequence ATGAACGCCCCTATAGTTTACACCATCCTCTGTTTTTCGCTCGCTTCAATAGCAATAGCACAACCCAAACGGCTTGCAGAATACCCTAATCAATTGACACGCGATGGACACATCGTTGTTCTACCTGATCACGGCACTGTCTATATTGTTTCTGATCTGCACGCACATTGGGACGATTTTAACCAGTGGTTACGACTCACAAACCTCATCGAGCGGATTCAAGCAGGTGAAGACGTTTACGGACTAATACTTGGAGATGCGGTCGACTATAAGCCAGATGAACCGAGGCACCCTCCTTATGGCGATATACGTATTGTTGACCGGATAACCGAACTCCGAAGGCAACTCGGCGATAATGGTAACAAGCTTATCTATGTTCGAGGAAATCATGAGTTCGCCGCAGCAGACACCTACGCAATGCTGAAAAAGATGGGGATGACCGTAGAAAACCGACCTGAAGTGATCCGGGCATTATACGCCAGTCCGTCGGGTGCTTATTATGAACAGTTCAACTTCATCGAAAGAATGACCGATGCACACTACGAATTCCTTATGAGTTTGCCAACAGTTGTTATTGGAAAAAATGGCTTCGTTGGTATTCATGCTGGACCGGCACGTCTTGTCACAAGTCTCACCGACCTCGTTGCTCCAAACCCTAAAACTTTGGAAGAACTCCTCTGGCACCGTCCAGAAATCGCATATAGTGGTGGATATACTTTAAGGCACATTGAAAAATTTCTTAAAACTGTTCAGGGAAACCTTCTTGTCGTTGGACACACACCCATCAGTTATTTCCCAAGAAAAAACGTCAGAGATGGCATAGCAACCTTCGGAGAAAGCCAACTCACCTTTTCAACGGGTTACAGCGGGCCACCGGGAGTTCCGACATATATTGAGATTGACTTGGCAGAGACCTATCCGTCTGTACACGCCTTGAAATTAGGCGTGAACATCCACCATCTTTATAACGATACTGGGAAGTGA
- a CDS encoding peptidase MA family metallohydrolase, translating into MKNLILFLLLLPILSASATWESVESPHFRVYYREGTADPVSILQIAEEFYAEMPQLTSRMSPGIIDIWVCDTQKAFQASVHAPIQDWAVGCAFPLSRRIVIQNPKHIALAKLQLVQVLRHEIAHVLFGQCTRKAVKEIPLWFVEGIAIYFADEWVPSRHGTLLKHIFSKSILPLQELERSFPRSQMGADLAYAESQDAVRWLVEVKGREALFDIIAKLHAGRNFNTAFEDVVGWNLATYDVRWRESLMERYRWASLFSNSYILWGGLGGLALLGYLVCWSRRRRHLNKLAQQEDTVDAFFKV; encoded by the coding sequence ATGAAAAACCTTATTCTTTTCCTATTACTACTGCCGATACTTTCAGCATCAGCCACTTGGGAATCAGTAGAGAGCCCACATTTTCGAGTCTACTATCGAGAAGGGACAGCGGATCCAGTGTCAATTCTTCAGATTGCAGAAGAGTTTTACGCTGAAATGCCGCAGCTCACCAGTCGTATGTCGCCAGGAATAATTGACATCTGGGTCTGTGATACACAGAAAGCATTTCAGGCTTCTGTTCACGCACCCATTCAGGATTGGGCGGTCGGGTGTGCCTTTCCGCTGAGTCGCCGGATTGTTATCCAAAACCCAAAACATATAGCTCTTGCCAAACTACAGTTAGTGCAAGTCCTTCGCCACGAAATCGCACACGTCCTCTTTGGACAGTGTACACGCAAAGCCGTTAAAGAGATCCCCTTGTGGTTCGTGGAGGGTATTGCCATCTATTTTGCTGATGAATGGGTGCCGAGTCGCCACGGAACACTACTCAAACACATATTCTCGAAATCTATACTGCCACTTCAGGAATTGGAGCGAAGTTTCCCGCGTTCGCAAATGGGTGCCGATTTGGCTTACGCCGAAAGCCAAGACGCTGTCCGTTGGTTAGTTGAAGTCAAAGGTAGAGAGGCATTGTTTGACATTATTGCGAAGCTTCATGCTGGTCGTAATTTCAACACTGCTTTTGAAGACGTAGTTGGATGGAATCTCGCCACCTACGATGTCCGTTGGCGCGAATCGTTGATGGAGCGTTACCGATGGGCATCTCTTTTTTCCAACTCATACATCTTATGGGGTGGACTCGGCGGTCTCGCGCTCCTCGGCTATCTTGTCTGTTGGAGCCGCAGACGGCGTCACCTCAATAAACTCGCGCAACAGGAAGATACTGTGGACGCATTCTTTAAGGTTTAA
- the msrP gene encoding protein-methionine-sulfoxide reductase catalytic subunit MsrP: MPYIKIPKEWEIPENQATSESDYINRRKFIKDLGLAGAGALLFSSSNACAQNKGVEKQLEPYRAQKLNAENNPNFTVDRQMTDEVVAATYNNYYEFTTSKSGVWKEVKKFKTRPWEIEISGLVEKPMTLDIDDLIKQMPLEERIYRFRCVEAWAMVVPWIGFPMKALLEKVQPTADAKYVRMLTFMDSEVAPQQRNLRYPWPYYEGLTLAEAMNDLTILTVGIYGHILPPQHGAPIRLIVPWKYGFKSIKSIVSIELTNKKPRTFWNTLAPREYDFEANVNPNVPHPRWSQASERMIGTGERLPTMIYNGYGSAVAHLYP; encoded by the coding sequence ATGCCGTATATTAAAATTCCAAAGGAATGGGAAATTCCTGAAAATCAGGCAACATCTGAATCAGATTATATCAATCGTCGGAAGTTCATTAAAGATTTGGGATTAGCGGGCGCGGGTGCGTTACTCTTTTCGAGTTCAAACGCCTGTGCACAGAACAAAGGGGTCGAAAAACAGTTAGAGCCGTATCGTGCACAGAAACTTAATGCTGAAAATAATCCGAACTTTACAGTAGATAGACAGATGACCGACGAAGTTGTTGCTGCTACCTATAACAACTATTATGAGTTCACCACCTCCAAGAGCGGTGTTTGGAAAGAAGTGAAGAAATTCAAAACACGGCCTTGGGAAATCGAAATATCAGGACTCGTCGAAAAACCGATGACCTTGGATATTGATGATTTAATCAAACAGATGCCGTTGGAAGAGAGAATCTATCGTTTTCGGTGCGTTGAAGCATGGGCAATGGTGGTCCCTTGGATCGGCTTCCCGATGAAAGCACTCCTTGAAAAAGTTCAGCCAACAGCGGATGCCAAATATGTGCGAATGCTCACATTCATGGATTCAGAGGTAGCACCGCAACAACGCAATTTGCGCTATCCGTGGCCCTATTATGAAGGACTCACATTGGCTGAAGCGATGAATGACTTGACAATACTCACTGTCGGCATTTACGGACACATCCTACCGCCACAGCACGGGGCACCTATCCGGCTCATCGTACCTTGGAAGTATGGGTTCAAAAGTATTAAATCTATTGTTAGCATTGAATTGACAAACAAGAAGCCACGCACTTTTTGGAATACGCTTGCACCGCGGGAGTACGACTTTGAGGCGAACGTCAATCCGAACGTGCCGCATCCGCGGTGGTCACAAGCCAGTGAGAGAATGATTGGAACCGGAGAAAGGCTCCCAACAATGATTTACAACGGTTACGGCAGCGCAGTCGCTCATCTTTATCCGTAG
- a CDS encoding TolC family protein: MMRKVSVLYQVAVVIIGSVLMFGILVQMEAYGMTQTVPTPEQTDGTTLFAETLELPSLIRAAVERSPKVKAAKARWQATIEQYLQVTALPDPMFMYGYFLRSVETRVGPQRHRVSFSQTFPYPGTLDTAGEVIKKAIEIERVKHEQVIRDLIVELKLGYHELAYLQRAVELTRQNHELVASILTIATTRYAEGKAVLNDVLNAQSQLAQLEYDLILLEELQRVEHANITGILSIPSATALGPTMPVPYEPLDVGLVDIEKQALSKRQELRIAGLSIEKASEGIALAELQTKPMLKLDLMTIETGKALMQDTLGSGKNPFTIGFGITIPWSDLKNSSKVREAQQNHEVVKANKHSLEDTTRVALRKIYFRLENARRLVELYETTLIPQAGTAIEVAETWHQEGPKSITGFLETQSVWLNFNLARLRAIADYQQNLARLEQLVGGRIDDSQTTQ, from the coding sequence ATGATGCGTAAAGTTAGTGTGCTTTACCAAGTCGCAGTCGTCATTATTGGAAGTGTGCTGATGTTTGGTATTCTGGTACAAATGGAGGCATACGGAATGACGCAGACAGTGCCAACGCCGGAGCAAACTGATGGGACGACGCTGTTTGCTGAGACGCTTGAACTGCCAAGTTTAATTCGGGCTGCTGTTGAGCGAAGTCCAAAAGTTAAAGCTGCAAAAGCGCGGTGGCAGGCGACAATTGAGCAATACCTGCAAGTAACAGCATTGCCTGATCCGATGTTCATGTATGGTTACTTTTTGCGAAGCGTGGAGACGCGCGTGGGGCCTCAGCGTCATCGGGTTAGTTTTTCACAGACATTTCCGTACCCTGGTACGCTTGATACGGCAGGGGAGGTCATCAAGAAGGCAATTGAGATTGAGCGAGTCAAGCACGAACAGGTGATACGTGATCTTATTGTTGAATTGAAACTGGGTTACCACGAGTTGGCATATCTCCAACGGGCAGTCGAGTTGACGCGACAGAATCACGAACTGGTAGCCTCTATTCTCACGATTGCCACCACTCGTTATGCCGAAGGCAAGGCTGTGCTCAATGATGTCCTGAATGCACAGAGCCAACTCGCGCAATTGGAATATGATCTTATCCTGCTGGAGGAGTTACAACGCGTTGAACATGCAAACATCACAGGAATTCTATCGATTCCTTCAGCAACGGCACTGGGTCCGACAATGCCTGTTCCGTACGAACCGCTTGATGTAGGATTGGTTGATATAGAGAAACAAGCATTGTCAAAACGGCAGGAATTACGGATTGCCGGATTAAGCATTGAGAAAGCTAGCGAGGGGATTGCACTTGCAGAACTTCAAACCAAACCCATGCTTAAGCTTGATTTAATGACAATAGAAACGGGTAAAGCCTTGATGCAGGACACCCTTGGTAGTGGTAAAAATCCGTTCACCATCGGTTTTGGTATAACAATTCCGTGGTCGGATCTAAAGAATAGTAGCAAGGTTCGAGAAGCTCAGCAAAATCATGAGGTCGTTAAGGCGAACAAGCATTCCCTTGAGGATACAACGCGGGTTGCCCTCCGAAAGATTTATTTTCGACTTGAGAACGCGCGACGGCTCGTTGAACTCTATGAGACCACGCTTATCCCACAAGCAGGTACTGCTATTGAAGTTGCTGAGACATGGCACCAAGAAGGTCCCAAAAGCATTACTGGGTTTCTTGAGACGCAGAGCGTCTGGTTGAATTTTAATCTCGCTCGCCTGCGTGCGATTGCGGACTATCAGCAGAACCTCGCTCGGTTAGAGCAGCTCGTCGGGGGAAGGATTGATGATTCACAGACTACGCAGTAG